Proteins encoded together in one Rubripirellula reticaptiva window:
- a CDS encoding sigma-70 family RNA polymerase sigma factor, producing the protein MSEPESPSESESELIDVSDPAIIAKYEPYLRMLARTNARKAYQAKVGASDMVQQVMMQAVQGLGGFRGGTEAEFRGWLRQILAHHLCHLDRDMHRDKRDVRREQSMEQKLAQSSLRLEGLLAGDSPTPSQNVMIGEHILKLSDAVERLPVAQAEAIRLHYLEGMKLSEVAELMDKTTGAIAGLMHRGMKTLREQLG; encoded by the coding sequence ATGAGCGAACCTGAGTCCCCGAGCGAAAGCGAATCCGAGTTGATCGACGTCAGCGATCCGGCGATCATCGCCAAGTATGAGCCTTACTTACGGATGCTCGCGCGCACGAACGCGCGCAAAGCGTATCAAGCAAAAGTCGGTGCGTCGGATATGGTCCAGCAGGTGATGATGCAGGCTGTCCAGGGACTCGGCGGCTTTCGCGGCGGCACCGAAGCCGAGTTTCGTGGCTGGCTACGTCAGATTCTTGCCCATCATCTGTGCCACCTCGATCGCGACATGCACCGCGACAAACGTGATGTGCGGCGGGAACAGTCGATGGAACAGAAACTGGCTCAAAGCTCGCTGCGGCTCGAAGGACTGCTCGCTGGCGATTCGCCCACGCCCAGCCAAAACGTGATGATCGGCGAGCACATTTTGAAACTCTCCGACGCCGTCGAGCGGTTGCCGGTGGCCCAAGCTGAAGCGATCCGGCTGCATTATCTCGAGGGCATGAAATTGTCCGAAGTCGCCGAGCTGATGGATAAGACCACCGGAGCGATCGCTGGGTTGATGCACCGAGGCATGAAGACGCTCAGAGAACAACTGGGTTAG
- a CDS encoding cytochrome c gives MNVFCKRWSSLAAIVVSVCGVFGCSKSTEVPLAFEPNLVHTMKYQIQKDVSMDQASHDAFWLATTMFGTPMDPKLPSLVAEDEDLASLVSIENLTRASGPATAEGRGLFQKHCVVCHGVSGDGRGPTGAIQMPYPRDYRMGVFKFKSTPRGVKPTKNDLAKLIRNGIGGTAMVKIPELTDDDIDALVDYVIYLSWRGELERQAIDGAMFDGIIEDGGRIINTEFADKIRSDESLKKSMEEAADVDEESLSEDVKAQLALYEQYEDDWGYAEEYVADIADAWLEADDEVLEVPEPPPGLPLAENYQDVVNFSHGDQAAAFKASVERGQQLFVGKLAACNKCHGDNGLGNGQTTDYDDWTKDWTTRVGLKPEDRAALIPMMARGAFEPRNALPRNFAEGTFRGGASSEELFRRITQGIDGTPMPAVTFVDGEFEQEDVWNLINFIRTLQTPESAAM, from the coding sequence ATGAACGTATTTTGCAAGCGTTGGTCATCGCTGGCCGCCATTGTTGTTTCCGTCTGCGGAGTTTTCGGTTGCAGCAAGAGCACGGAAGTGCCACTCGCGTTTGAACCCAACCTGGTTCACACGATGAAGTATCAAATCCAAAAAGACGTTTCGATGGATCAGGCGTCGCATGATGCGTTTTGGTTGGCGACGACCATGTTCGGAACTCCGATGGACCCCAAGCTTCCTAGTTTGGTGGCCGAAGACGAAGACTTAGCATCGTTGGTGTCGATCGAAAACCTGACTCGGGCATCTGGACCGGCCACCGCCGAAGGTCGCGGGCTGTTCCAAAAGCACTGTGTGGTTTGCCACGGCGTTTCAGGTGACGGGCGTGGGCCGACCGGCGCGATCCAAATGCCGTACCCGCGTGACTATCGCATGGGCGTGTTCAAGTTCAAGTCAACTCCGCGTGGTGTAAAGCCGACCAAGAACGATCTTGCAAAGCTGATTCGTAATGGCATCGGCGGCACGGCAATGGTGAAGATTCCTGAACTGACCGACGACGATATCGACGCACTGGTGGACTACGTCATTTACCTATCATGGCGAGGCGAGTTGGAACGTCAGGCGATTGATGGAGCGATGTTTGATGGAATCATTGAAGACGGCGGCCGGATCATCAACACCGAATTCGCCGACAAGATTCGCAGTGACGAGTCACTGAAGAAGTCGATGGAGGAAGCTGCTGATGTGGACGAAGAGTCGTTGTCCGAAGATGTCAAAGCTCAGTTGGCGTTGTACGAACAGTACGAGGATGACTGGGGCTACGCCGAAGAATACGTCGCTGACATTGCTGACGCATGGTTGGAAGCGGATGATGAGGTGTTGGAAGTTCCTGAGCCACCGCCGGGTTTGCCGCTGGCCGAAAACTATCAGGACGTTGTTAACTTTTCGCACGGTGATCAAGCCGCGGCGTTCAAGGCATCGGTCGAACGCGGCCAACAGTTGTTCGTCGGTAAATTGGCCGCGTGTAACAAATGCCACGGTGACAATGGTCTCGGAAATGGCCAAACGACCGACTACGACGATTGGACCAAAGACTGGACGACGCGAGTCGGGCTTAAACCCGAGGATCGCGCAGCTTTGATTCCGATGATGGCTCGTGGAGCCTTCGAGCCTCGTAATGCGTTGCCTCGGAACTTTGCTGAAGGCACTTTCCGTGGCGGAGCGTCGTCCGAGGAGCTGTTTCGCCGAATCACCCAAGGCATCGACGGGACTCCCATGCCGGCCGTCACGTTCGTCGACGGCGAATTTGAACAAGAAGACGTTTGGAATCTAATCAATTTCATCCGAACGCTACAAACGCCCGAATCGGCGGCGATGTAA
- the ettA gene encoding energy-dependent translational throttle protein EttA has translation MSKQYIYQVENLVKKHGTRVVLDDVWLAFYPGAKIGVLGPNGAGKSTLMKIMAGKDTEFEGSARLAAGATVGYLEQEPPLDETKTVFENVQIAVAERQAILDRYNEISVMLGDVTDDKQMTKLCDEMATLQDTIDAANLWELDRHVEMSMAVMNLPPGDASVKNLSGGEKRRIALCQLLIRQPDLLLLDEPTNHLDAESVSWLEQHLAKYPGTVVAVTHDRYFLDNVAQWILEIDRGKGIPFEGNYTAWLEAREKRTQIEKRQAKARDRMLSRELEWIRMSPKARQTKSKARIKAYEEMSAQKFDELNAELEIQIPSGRHLGDLVIEAKDIKKGYGDRVLMEKLNFRLPPGGIVGVIGPNGAGKTTLFKMLTGQEEPDAGSFKVGDTVDLGYVDQSRDSLDPEKTVFQEISGGTETIVLGGRNVNARSYVSKFNFKGPDQEKKVGILSGGERNRVHLAKLLRSGCNVLLLDEPTNDLDVDTLRSLEEAIANFAGCVVVTSHDRWFLDRLATHILAFEGDGKLTWCEGNFDTYERNLRERMGLDPEDEEAIVKSRYKSIHAS, from the coding sequence ATGTCAAAACAATACATCTATCAAGTCGAAAACCTCGTCAAAAAGCATGGCACAAGAGTAGTGCTGGATGACGTGTGGCTGGCGTTTTATCCAGGTGCGAAGATTGGCGTGCTCGGGCCCAACGGCGCGGGAAAATCGACCTTGATGAAAATCATGGCGGGCAAGGATACCGAGTTCGAAGGTTCGGCTCGATTGGCTGCCGGTGCGACCGTTGGCTACTTGGAACAAGAACCGCCACTCGATGAAACCAAAACGGTTTTCGAGAACGTCCAGATCGCTGTCGCCGAGCGTCAAGCGATCCTAGATCGCTATAATGAAATCAGCGTTATGCTGGGCGACGTCACTGATGACAAACAGATGACGAAGCTCTGCGACGAGATGGCAACGCTACAAGACACGATCGACGCAGCCAACCTTTGGGAACTTGATCGTCACGTCGAAATGTCGATGGCGGTCATGAACTTGCCGCCGGGCGATGCCAGTGTCAAGAATCTGTCTGGTGGCGAAAAACGCCGCATTGCACTTTGCCAATTGTTGATTCGCCAGCCCGATTTGTTGCTGCTCGACGAACCGACCAACCACTTGGACGCCGAAAGCGTTTCGTGGCTGGAACAACATTTGGCTAAGTACCCCGGCACCGTCGTCGCGGTCACGCACGACCGTTACTTCTTGGACAACGTTGCTCAGTGGATCCTGGAAATTGACCGCGGCAAGGGCATCCCGTTCGAAGGCAATTACACCGCTTGGCTGGAAGCTCGCGAGAAGCGAACTCAAATCGAAAAACGGCAAGCCAAAGCTCGTGACCGCATGCTGTCGCGCGAATTGGAATGGATTCGCATGAGCCCCAAGGCTCGGCAAACTAAGAGCAAGGCGCGGATCAAAGCCTACGAAGAAATGTCAGCACAAAAGTTCGACGAACTGAACGCAGAACTGGAAATCCAGATTCCGTCGGGCCGTCACTTGGGCGATTTGGTCATCGAGGCCAAGGACATCAAGAAGGGCTATGGCGACCGCGTGTTGATGGAAAAGCTGAACTTCCGTTTGCCGCCGGGCGGAATCGTCGGCGTGATCGGCCCGAACGGTGCCGGCAAAACGACGCTATTCAAAATGCTGACCGGCCAAGAGGAACCAGATGCCGGTTCGTTCAAAGTTGGCGACACTGTCGACCTTGGCTATGTCGATCAAAGCCGCGATTCGCTGGATCCTGAAAAAACAGTATTCCAAGAAATCAGCGGCGGAACAGAAACAATCGTTCTGGGCGGCCGCAACGTCAACGCGCGTTCGTATGTTTCGAAGTTTAACTTCAAAGGCCCAGACCAAGAAAAGAAAGTCGGCATCCTGTCCGGTGGTGAACGCAACCGCGTTCACCTGGCCAAGCTGCTGCGAAGCGGTTGCAACGTCCTATTGCTTGACGAACCGACCAATGACTTGGACGTCGACACGCTGCGATCGCTCGAAGAAGCGATTGCCAACTTTGCGGGCTGCGTCGTCGTGACGTCGCACGACCGCTGGTTCCTGGATCGCTTGGCGACGCATATCCTGGCGTTCGAAGGCGACGGAAAACTAACCTGGTGCGAAGGCAACTTCGACACTTACGAACGAAACCTTCGCGAGCGAATGGGACTCGACCCTGAAGACGAAGAAGCGATCGTTAAGTCACGTTACAAGAGCATTCACGCTAGCTAA
- the gltX gene encoding glutamate--tRNA ligase, whose product MIRTRFAPSPTGYLHIGGVRSALFNWLLARQSGGKFILRIDDTDAGRNVTDALQPILDGFKWLGMDWDEGPEVGGPHEPYYQSQRSDLHKAAAAKLLASGHAYRDYSRPEELQALREEAEKNRANFIYDRRWMAEDDAAAKAFEAEGRTATVRLKMPREGQCVINDLVRGEVVVEWASEQDHVIQRADGSCLYHLATVVDDHDLQISHVVRAEEHLPNTPRQIFILESLGYPRPQYAHLPYVAEPGGSAKLSKRKLAKYEKNKDFAQLLGQGRAIAERCNIPTEAETFNPVIIDFYREIGFDPEAILNYLLLLGWSLDGETEKFTVEEMIKHFTLDRVNKAPASFDPRKLTSFQGDYFAALPTETRLARVRPFAEAAGLLKDDGADEKLRLIVEGAGDRLKMAGDILNFDYCFLDSFDFDDKAFNKRICKPEKARDLLAGFRDAIRGGATWSTAEEADKIVHDFCESAGVELADIIHALRVAATGTPAGFGMFETLAIVGYDKIAARIDRALEAAATICAGASST is encoded by the coding sequence ATGATCCGTACCCGCTTTGCCCCTTCGCCAACTGGTTACCTGCACATTGGTGGCGTTCGATCGGCCCTGTTCAATTGGTTGCTCGCTCGCCAATCGGGTGGAAAGTTCATCTTGCGGATCGATGATACCGACGCGGGGCGTAACGTTACCGACGCGCTACAGCCAATCTTGGACGGTTTCAAATGGCTGGGTATGGACTGGGACGAAGGGCCCGAAGTCGGTGGGCCGCACGAACCCTATTATCAATCGCAGCGCAGCGACTTGCATAAAGCCGCAGCCGCGAAGCTGCTTGCCTCTGGCCACGCCTATCGCGATTATTCGCGGCCCGAAGAACTGCAGGCATTGCGAGAAGAAGCCGAGAAGAACCGCGCGAACTTTATTTACGACCGCCGCTGGATGGCCGAAGACGATGCCGCGGCAAAAGCGTTCGAAGCCGAAGGCCGAACCGCGACGGTGCGTTTGAAGATGCCTCGCGAAGGCCAGTGCGTCATCAATGACTTAGTCCGCGGTGAAGTCGTGGTGGAATGGGCAAGCGAACAAGATCACGTAATCCAGCGAGCTGATGGCAGTTGCCTGTACCACTTGGCAACCGTGGTGGACGATCACGATCTGCAAATCTCGCACGTTGTCCGCGCCGAAGAACACTTGCCCAACACGCCGCGACAGATTTTTATTCTGGAATCGCTCGGCTATCCGCGCCCTCAATACGCACACCTGCCGTACGTTGCCGAGCCCGGTGGATCTGCAAAACTGAGCAAGCGAAAACTCGCGAAGTACGAAAAGAACAAAGACTTTGCTCAATTGCTTGGCCAAGGCCGTGCGATCGCCGAGCGTTGCAACATCCCCACCGAAGCCGAGACCTTCAATCCCGTCATCATCGATTTCTATCGCGAAATCGGTTTTGATCCTGAAGCAATTTTGAATTACCTGCTGTTGCTTGGCTGGTCGCTCGACGGCGAGACCGAAAAGTTTACGGTCGAGGAAATGATCAAGCACTTCACGCTCGATCGCGTCAACAAAGCACCCGCTTCATTTGACCCTCGCAAATTAACGTCATTCCAAGGTGACTACTTTGCCGCTTTGCCGACTGAAACACGTTTGGCTCGCGTTCGACCGTTCGCCGAAGCAGCCGGCTTGTTAAAAGACGATGGTGCCGACGAAAAGCTACGGCTGATTGTCGAAGGAGCCGGCGACCGATTGAAAATGGCCGGTGATATTTTGAACTTTGACTACTGTTTCTTGGACTCGTTCGATTTCGACGACAAAGCGTTCAACAAGCGAATCTGTAAACCTGAAAAGGCTCGCGACTTGCTCGCTGGATTCCGCGATGCGATCCGCGGCGGCGCGACTTGGTCGACCGCCGAAGAAGCGGACAAGATCGTCCACGATTTTTGCGAGTCTGCAGGCGTCGAATTGGCTGACATCATTCATGCATTGCGAGTCGCCGCGACAGGAACTCCCGCAGGATTCGGGATGTTTGAAACGCTGGCAATTGTCGGTTATGACAAGATTGCCGCGCGGATTGATCGGGCGCTCGAAGCCGCCGCGACAATCTGTGCTGGTGCATCGAGCACTTGA
- the recA gene encoding recombinase RecA, with the protein MAAKKKTAASGKPKIDPALKEILAREPGLKTTLDQIDKAFGDGAIMPLGASHHLDIEGIRTGSLSLDMALGGQGVPRGRMIEVFGPESSGKTTLALHIGAEAQKTGGIAAIIDAEHAFDPSWAKKLGVDLDTLLVSQPSCGEEAMQICEMLVKSNAVDVIIIDSVAALVPRKELEGEIGDSHVGLQARLMSQSMRKLTGAISKSKCTVIFINQIREKIGVMFGSPETTPGGRALKFYCSCRIDVRRIGALKDGEEQVGQRVKAKIVKNKVAPPFRIAEFDMMHTNGISYEGDLLDLGATHKVVDRSGSWFKYGETYLGQGKEKARNFLIENTEIAEEIKQKVLEAGGYAGPLEPESGAADDSEELSEAELSNS; encoded by the coding sequence ATGGCAGCCAAAAAGAAAACCGCAGCATCGGGAAAACCCAAGATCGATCCAGCTCTCAAAGAAATTCTGGCACGTGAGCCAGGGCTGAAGACAACGCTCGATCAAATCGACAAGGCCTTCGGCGACGGTGCGATCATGCCGCTTGGCGCTTCGCATCACCTGGATATCGAAGGCATCCGCACCGGCAGCCTGTCGCTCGACATGGCACTAGGCGGCCAAGGGGTCCCACGTGGCCGGATGATCGAAGTGTTCGGCCCCGAATCGAGCGGTAAAACAACGCTGGCTCTTCACATCGGTGCAGAAGCTCAAAAGACAGGCGGTATCGCTGCGATCATCGACGCTGAACACGCGTTCGATCCTAGTTGGGCGAAAAAGCTTGGCGTCGATTTGGACACGCTGTTGGTCAGCCAACCGAGTTGCGGCGAAGAAGCGATGCAAATCTGCGAAATGCTGGTCAAGAGCAACGCGGTCGACGTCATCATCATCGACTCAGTCGCGGCATTGGTACCACGAAAAGAACTTGAAGGCGAAATTGGCGACAGCCACGTTGGTCTGCAAGCTCGCTTGATGAGCCAATCAATGCGGAAGCTGACCGGTGCGATCTCGAAGAGCAAGTGCACCGTGATCTTCATCAACCAAATTCGCGAAAAAATCGGTGTCATGTTCGGCAGTCCCGAAACGACTCCGGGTGGTCGCGCGCTGAAATTTTACTGCTCCTGCCGAATCGATGTTCGACGCATTGGTGCACTCAAAGACGGTGAAGAACAAGTTGGCCAACGCGTGAAAGCGAAAATTGTTAAGAACAAAGTCGCACCGCCATTCCGCATCGCCGAGTTCGATATGATGCACACCAACGGAATCAGTTACGAAGGTGACTTGCTCGACTTGGGCGCAACCCATAAGGTAGTCGACCGTAGTGGTTCGTGGTTCAAGTACGGCGAAACTTACTTGGGCCAAGGTAAGGAAAAGGCGCGTAACTTCCTGATCGAAAATACGGAAATCGCAGAAGAGATCAAACAGAAAGTATTGGAAGCTGGCGGGTACGCTGGACCACTTGAACCAGAAAGTGGCGCCGCTGATGACAGCGAAGAATTAAGCGAAGCCGAACTAAGCAATAGCTAA
- a CDS encoding glutamine--tRNA ligase/YqeY domain fusion protein, producing the protein MTDTPEVRESKNFIEQAVEADLASGRFEGVFTRFPPEPNGYLHIGHAKSICLNFGLAKTYGGTCNLRFDDTNPVKEDVEYVESIMEDIRWLGFEWDSLHYASDYFDQLYTWAEKLITEGHAYICDLSAEETREYRGSLTAPGRNSPHRDRSVEENLKLFRGMRDGEYPDGARTLRAKIDMASPNINMRDPVMYRILRATHHRTADKWCIYPTYDWTHGQSDSIEGISFSICTLEFENHRPLYNWYCEKLGIHNPRQIEFAKLKLSTLMMGKRHMLRMVKEGFVSGWDDPRMPTIRGYRRRGYTPESLRSFCADIGIAKFPGTIDVVRLENAVRDHLNEAASRRMAVLDPLKLTITNWPDGHVEMTEATNNPQDPSSGSRQLAFSGSMWIEQEDFREEAPRKFFRLKKGGAVRLRAGYIVDCHDVVKDADGKVVEVLCTYDPESKSGEDTSGRKVKGTIHWVDATHSKEVEVRLYDRLFTVEDPSVCEEGQTFVDHLNPDSLTVIKAHVEPELAEAPIGERVQFERLGYFIVDQDSTPNTRVFNRIVTLRDTWGKMEAKGKTE; encoded by the coding sequence ATGACCGATACTCCCGAAGTCCGCGAATCCAAGAACTTTATCGAACAAGCCGTCGAGGCCGACTTGGCGTCGGGACGGTTCGAAGGAGTCTTTACGCGTTTCCCGCCCGAGCCCAATGGCTATCTGCATATCGGGCACGCAAAAAGTATTTGCCTGAACTTTGGTCTGGCAAAGACCTACGGCGGCACCTGCAATCTGCGTTTCGACGACACGAATCCCGTCAAAGAGGATGTCGAGTATGTCGAGTCGATCATGGAAGATATTCGCTGGCTCGGCTTCGAATGGGATAGCCTGCACTACGCCAGCGACTATTTCGACCAGCTCTACACATGGGCCGAAAAGCTGATCACCGAAGGCCATGCCTATATCTGCGATCTGTCGGCAGAGGAAACTCGCGAGTACCGCGGTTCGCTAACCGCGCCGGGACGAAATAGTCCCCACCGTGACCGATCTGTCGAAGAAAATCTGAAACTTTTTCGTGGCATGAGAGACGGCGAATACCCCGATGGCGCTCGGACGCTGCGTGCAAAGATCGATATGGCGTCGCCGAATATCAACATGCGTGATCCGGTGATGTATCGCATCCTGCGCGCAACGCACCATCGCACCGCCGACAAATGGTGCATCTATCCCACCTATGACTGGACGCACGGTCAAAGCGATTCGATCGAAGGTATCTCGTTTTCAATCTGTACGCTTGAGTTCGAAAATCATCGCCCACTTTACAACTGGTACTGCGAAAAGCTTGGGATTCACAATCCGCGACAAATCGAGTTCGCAAAATTGAAGCTCAGCACGCTGATGATGGGCAAGCGTCACATGCTGCGCATGGTCAAGGAAGGATTTGTCAGTGGCTGGGATGACCCACGCATGCCGACGATTCGCGGTTATCGTCGTCGTGGTTATACGCCGGAATCGCTCCGTAGTTTTTGTGCGGACATTGGGATCGCAAAGTTCCCCGGAACGATCGATGTCGTCCGTTTAGAGAACGCGGTTCGCGATCATTTGAATGAAGCCGCATCGCGACGGATGGCGGTGCTGGATCCGTTGAAGTTGACGATCACGAACTGGCCTGATGGTCATGTTGAGATGACCGAAGCGACAAACAATCCACAAGATCCGTCATCGGGTAGTCGGCAATTGGCGTTCTCGGGTTCAATGTGGATCGAGCAAGAAGATTTTCGCGAAGAAGCGCCGCGTAAGTTCTTTCGGTTGAAAAAAGGCGGCGCGGTTCGGTTGCGGGCTGGGTACATCGTAGATTGTCATGACGTTGTAAAAGACGCTGACGGAAAGGTGGTCGAAGTGCTGTGTACGTACGATCCTGAATCAAAGTCAGGCGAAGACACATCGGGTCGTAAAGTCAAAGGCACGATTCACTGGGTTGACGCCACTCACAGCAAAGAAGTCGAAGTCCGTTTATATGACCGTTTGTTTACGGTCGAAGACCCCAGCGTATGCGAAGAGGGGCAAACGTTCGTCGATCACTTGAATCCGGATTCGCTGACGGTGATCAAAGCACACGTCGAACCGGAATTAGCCGAGGCACCGATTGGTGAACGAGTTCAGTTCGAGCGACTCGGGTACTTCATCGTTGACCAAGACAGCACGCCCAATACTCGTGTCTTCAACCGCATCGTCACGCTGCGAGATACATGGGGCAAGATGGAAGCAAAGGGAAAGACAGAGTAG
- the bioA gene encoding adenosylmethionine--8-amino-7-oxononanoate transaminase, with the protein MKITAPPITDAHWRGFTPMADFDPIIAREGEGCWLTTTDGRRIFDGVSSLWCNVHGHRHPKIDAAVRDQLDRVAHVTTLGMSCETTEELAIRLAEITPGDLGHTFFSSDGSSAVEAALKMAFQYWQQCPSPQPQKTQFLALGSAYHGDTTGAVSLGGIKYFHQLFAPILFSPVRGPVPCTYRVPDKVDPLTHYAGQIETLLSHHHDQLAAVVIEPLVQGAAGMITHPAGLLAAVREMCDRYNVLMITDEVAVGFGRTGRLFASEHESVTPDIMCMGKGLTGGYLPMAATIARPHVFDAFLAPATDSKQFFHGHTFGGNPLAAAAALASIDLFNETNLVESVEAKGDYLRQRIGTLSGHSNVGDIRGRGLMVGIEIVADRETKASPDPSHQVGRKVCQAAMERGVWIRPLSDVIVAMPPLVATNEELDILADAIIESIDQTLEDTFS; encoded by the coding sequence ATGAAAATTACAGCGCCGCCGATAACAGATGCCCATTGGCGTGGTTTTACGCCGATGGCCGACTTTGACCCGATCATCGCCCGCGAGGGCGAAGGGTGCTGGTTGACGACGACCGACGGTCGACGGATCTTCGATGGCGTATCGAGTCTGTGGTGCAACGTCCACGGCCACCGTCACCCGAAAATCGATGCTGCGGTTCGCGACCAGCTCGACCGAGTCGCTCACGTGACGACGCTGGGAATGTCGTGCGAAACGACCGAGGAACTGGCGATTCGACTGGCCGAAATCACGCCGGGCGATCTCGGGCATACGTTTTTTAGCAGCGATGGGTCATCGGCGGTCGAGGCGGCGCTGAAAATGGCGTTCCAGTACTGGCAGCAGTGCCCGTCGCCGCAGCCCCAAAAGACTCAGTTTCTTGCCCTCGGGTCGGCCTACCACGGCGACACGACTGGCGCGGTCTCACTTGGCGGTATCAAGTATTTTCACCAATTGTTTGCCCCAATTTTGTTTTCGCCCGTTCGCGGGCCGGTGCCCTGCACGTACCGGGTGCCCGACAAGGTGGATCCGCTGACGCACTATGCCGGCCAGATTGAAACGCTGCTCAGCCATCACCATGACCAGCTTGCCGCCGTCGTGATCGAACCGTTGGTCCAGGGGGCCGCTGGCATGATCACGCATCCGGCCGGATTGTTAGCGGCGGTTCGTGAAATGTGCGATCGCTACAATGTGTTGATGATCACCGACGAGGTGGCAGTTGGTTTTGGACGCACCGGGCGTCTGTTTGCAAGCGAGCACGAGTCGGTAACGCCCGACATCATGTGCATGGGCAAAGGGCTGACCGGCGGATACTTGCCAATGGCCGCGACGATTGCGAGACCCCATGTCTTTGATGCGTTCTTGGCACCGGCAACGGATTCAAAACAGTTCTTTCACGGTCACACGTTTGGCGGCAATCCGTTGGCCGCCGCCGCGGCGCTGGCTTCGATCGACCTGTTCAACGAAACCAATCTCGTCGAGTCCGTCGAAGCCAAAGGTGACTATCTGCGTCAACGAATCGGCACGCTGTCCGGTCATTCCAATGTCGGCGATATCCGCGGTCGCGGTTTGATGGTCGGCATCGAAATCGTTGCCGATCGAGAAACGAAAGCATCGCCCGATCCGAGTCACCAAGTCGGCCGCAAAGTCTGTCAAGCGGCAATGGAACGGGGCGTCTGGATACGGCCGCTCTCGGATGTCATCGTCGCGATGCCGCCGTTGGTTGCGACCAACGAAGAACTCGACATCTTGGCCGATGCGATCATCGAATCCATCGATCAGACCCTTGAAGATACGTTTAGCTAA
- a CDS encoding sugar phosphate isomerase/epimerase family protein, translating to MNTLAINQLSTLRWSFEEDAAAYAARGFTGIGIWRPKLDDFGLDRTIELLADAALSVTSLSWVGGFTGSDGRAFDDAVLDAIAAVHDAANLRADSLVVLAGGRNNHIRTHVKRTFCDALHEIAAVAEDFGVRLSIEPIHPGCGDEWSFVNDLQSTLDIIERVASPNLGLVLDTYHVGMDEEVMGWLPDVIPHLHLVQFGDGKHSPIGEMNRCLLGEGSVPLQTIFETLAKHGYDGPMEVELIGEDVESIPYNDILDHTKNFFDRMMGSVKS from the coding sequence ATGAACACGCTTGCCATCAATCAGCTATCAACCTTGCGTTGGAGCTTCGAAGAGGATGCTGCCGCCTATGCAGCAAGAGGATTCACAGGAATCGGAATATGGCGACCAAAGCTCGACGACTTTGGACTCGACCGAACCATCGAATTGCTCGCAGACGCGGCTCTATCAGTCACATCGCTTTCTTGGGTCGGCGGTTTCACCGGCAGCGACGGACGCGCATTTGACGACGCCGTTCTCGATGCCATCGCTGCGGTGCACGATGCTGCGAATTTGCGAGCTGACTCGCTGGTCGTGCTTGCTGGTGGACGAAACAACCATATCCGAACTCATGTCAAGCGAACATTTTGCGATGCGCTTCACGAAATTGCAGCAGTCGCCGAAGACTTTGGCGTTCGTTTGTCGATCGAACCGATTCACCCTGGATGCGGAGACGAATGGTCGTTTGTCAACGATCTGCAATCCACACTCGACATCATTGAACGCGTTGCAAGCCCGAACTTAGGCTTAGTGCTAGACACCTATCATGTCGGAATGGACGAAGAAGTGATGGGGTGGCTTCCCGACGTGATTCCACACCTACACTTGGTTCAGTTTGGCGACGGCAAGCATTCGCCGATAGGTGAAATGAATCGTTGCTTGCTTGGCGAAGGTTCGGTGCCGCTGCAAACGATCTTCGAAACGCTCGCTAAACACGGTTACGATGGACCGATGGAAGTCGAACTGATCGGCGAAGATGTCGAGTCAATTCCTTATAACGACATCTTGGACCACACCAAAAACTTTTTCGATCGCATGATGGGATCGGTCAAGTCGTAG